The Pectobacterium wasabiae CFBP 3304 DNA segment GACCAGCCGTGATGTCTACCGCGCAGAACCACAGCTTGATATCAATTACTACCAGAATGATATCGGCCCGGTTGATATGCACCTTTACGGTCAGGCGGTAAAATTTACCAACGTCAACGACAACCGGCCAGAAGCCACGCGTCTGCACGTTGAGCCAACGCTAAATCTCCCGCTGGCAAACCGCTGGGCCAGCCTGAATACCGAAGCTAAGCTATTAGCGACGCACTACCAGCAGGATAATCTGGAGCGTTACCGCACTTCCTCGACGCCAAACATTGACCAAAGTACAAAAGATGCACTGAAAGACTCGGTGAATCGGGTGATGCCGCAATATAAAGTCGATGGCAAGATGGTCTTTGAACGCGAAATGGACTGGTCGCAGGCTTATACCCAGACGCTGGAACCTCGTGCGCAATATCTGTACGTGCCTTATCGCGATCAGAGCAGTATCCATAGCTATGACTCCACGCTCATGCAGACTGACTATTCCGGCCTGTTCCGCGATCGCAGCTACAGCGGTCTGGATCGTATCGCGTCCGCGAATCAGCTTGTGACCGGTGTCACCACGCGAATTTATGATGATGCGTTGGTTGAACGTTTTAACGCTTCTATTGGTCAAATCTATTACTTCGATCGCCCACGTACCGGTGACCGCAATACGTCACTCGATAAAAGTGGTAACAATGGTAGCCAGGTGTGGGCAGGTGACTCCTTCCTGAAAATCGATGACAACTGGGGTGTTCGCGGTGGTCTGCAATATGACAATCGCCTGAACGAAGTTGCGCTGGGCGATGCCGTGTTAGAATACCGTCGCGATGCGGAACGTCTGGTACAGTTAAACTACCGTTATGCTAGCCCTGAATATATTCGCGACATGATCCCTAATGTCACGAACCCTGGCTTCCAGCAAGGTATCTCACAGGTTGGTGTCACCGCGAGTTGGCCGATCGTCGAACGCTGGGCGGTTGTGGGTGCCTATTATTACGACACCAAGGCTAATCAGCCAGCAAACCAGCTTATTGGCTTACAGTACAACACCTGCTGCTGGGCTGTGAGCGTCGGTTATGAACGTAAAATTACCGACTGGAATAGCGCCAGCCGCAACAGCGAATACGACAACAAAGTGTCATTTAATATTGAATTACGTGGTTTAAGCAGTAATTACGGCTTGGGTTCTGACAAAATGCTGCGCTCGGGTATTTTGCCTTACCAGCGTGCATTCTGATGTCATGCAGAGTGCTTAGCAGTAGCAAACAGGCTGTCTCACTGAAACGTTGGAACTTTAACCCGCCTTGCGGATGAAATAATGGGAAAGGTATGAATAACTGGAGAACGCTTATTCTCGGATTGGCACTGAGTGCCTCTACCGCGTTCGCAGCACCACAGGTGGTTGATAAGGTCGCAGCAGTCGTCGATAACAGCGTCGTACTGGAAAGTGATGTAAACAGTCTTTTGCAATCGGTAAAACTGAACGCCCAGCAGGCCGGGCAACAGTTACCGGATGACGCCACGCTGCGTCATCAGATTACCGACCGCCTGATCATGGATAACATCATCCTGCAGATGGCGCAGAAAATGGGTATTCAGGTGACGGATGAGCAGTTAAATCAGGCAATCGCTAATATTGCCGCTCAGAACCGGATGTCTATAGACCAGTTAAAGAGTCAGTTGGCTTATGAAGGTCTGAACTACAACACCTACCGTAACCAGATTCGTAAAGAGATGCTGATTTCGGAAGTACGTAACAACGAAGTTCGTCGTCGCGTTACCGTACTGCCACAGGAAGTCGATACGCTGGCGAGGCAGATCGCTAACCAGACCGGCGAGAATGATGAGCTGAATCTGAGCCATATCCTGATCCCATTACCGGAAAACCCGACTCAACAGCAGGTTGATGAGGCGGAGAATCTGGCTGCGTCGTTGGTGAAGCAAATCAGTGAAGGCGCGGATTTCGGTAAGCTGGCCATCACCTATTCATCTGACTCTCAGGCGCTGAAAGGCGGCCAAATGGGCTGGGGCAAGTTGCAAGAAATTCCAACGCTGTTTGCTGAACGCTTAACACAAGTGCAGAAAGGCCAAGTCGTTGGCCCGATTCGCTCTGGTGTGGGTTTCCACATTCTGAAAGTTAACGATATTCGCGGCGGTAATAAAAACGTATCGGTAACTGAAACCCACGCTCGTCATATTCTGATCAAACCTTCCGTGGTGATGACGGACAGCCAGGCGCAAGCCAAGCTGGCCGACGTTGCACAGCAGATCAAAAACGGCAGCACCGATTTCGCGGCACAGGCCAAACTGCTCTCTCAGGATCCAGGATCGGCGAATCAAGGCGGCGACCTTGGTTGGGCTTCTCCAGATATGTACGATCCGGCTTTCCGCGATGCGTTGCTGAAGCTGAAAAAAGGCGAAATCAGCCAGCCTATTCACTCCTCTTTTGGCTGGCACCTGATTCAGTTGCTGGACACCCGTCAGGTTGATAAAACCGACGCGGCGCAAAAAGAGCAAGCGTACCGTATGATCTTTAATCGTAAATTCGCGGAAGAAGCGCAAACCTGGATGCAGGAACAGCGTGCATCGGCCTATGTCAAAGTGATTAATGGTGCCGCTAACTAATGCAGACTGAGAGCAATACGCCACGCGTTGTGATCACCCCCGGCGAACCTGCCGGGATTGGCCCCGATCTGGTGATTGCTCTGGCACAGCAGGACTGGCCTGTAGAGCTCGTTTGCTGTGCCGATCCTGAGCTGTTATTCACTCGCGCATTGCAGTTGTCTATGCCGCTGGCGCTGCGTGACTATCACCCCAACCAGCCCGCACAGCCACAGCGGGCAGGTAGCCTCACCGTCCTACCGATCGCCACACCAGCAACCGTCATTGCAGGCCAACTGAATGTTGCCAACAGCGCTTACGTCGTTGAGACGTTAGCCCGTGCGTGTGATGGTTGCCTGAACGGTGAATTCGCGGCGCTGATTACCGGCCCGGTGCATAAAGGCATTATCAACGATGCCGGTGTCCCCTTCAGCGGGCACACTGAATTTTTCGCCGATCGCAGCAACTGTGACCGCGTCGTCATGATGCTGGCGACAGAAGAGTTACGCGTTGCCTTAGCGACCACACACTTACCGCTCGCTGCCGTTTCTGCGGCCATTACCCGCCAGAGTCTGCATGAAGTCATCACGATCTTACATCATGATTTGCAGACAAAATTTGGTATCACTCAACCGCAGATTTATGTCTGTGGGCTGAATCCTCATGCGGGTGAAGGCGGCCATATGGGCCGTGAAGAGCTGGATGTGATTAATCCGGCACTGGACGAGCTACGGCAACAGGGCATCACGCTGATTGGGCCGTTGCCTGCCGACACGCTTTTCCAACCAAAGTATCTGCAACACGCTGACGCCGTTTTAGCGATGTATCACGATCAAGGGCTCCCGGTTCTGAAGTATCAGGGCTTCGGGCGCGCTGTTAATATCACACTGGGGCTACCGTTTATCCGCACGTCGGTCGATCACGGTACAGCACTAGAGCTGGCCGCAACCGGTAGCGCTGACCCCGGCAGCTTCATCACGGCATTAAATCTTGCCATTAAAATGATAAAGAATAGTAATGAATAATCGCGTACACCAAGGTCACTTCGCCCGTAAACGTTTTGGGCAAAACTTTTTAAACGATCATTTCGTGATCGATAGTATCGTCTCGGCCATTCATCCTCAGCCAGGTCAGGCTGTGGTAGAAATCGGTCCGGGGCTTGGCGCGTTGACGGCTCCGGTCGGCGACAGAATGGATCGTTTTACCGTCATTGAGCTGGACCGGGATCTGGCGGCACGGTTGGAAAAGCATCCGACCCTGAAAGATAAGCTGACGATTA contains these protein-coding regions:
- the lptD gene encoding LPS assembly protein LptD, translated to MKKSFPTLLATLVWSALYSQHALADLAEQCMLGVPTYNRPLVTGDPNQLPVNIQADKTEANYPDNAKFIGNVNIQQGNSIMTAEQVELNQLDPATQGSTPTRTITATGNVHYDDNQVILKGPKAWANLNTKDTDVYEGDYQMVGRQGRGSADKMKMRDSNRYTILENGSFTSCLPGDNSWSVVGSEVIQDREEQVAEIWNARFKIGGVPVFYSPYLQLPIGDKRRSGFLIPNAKYGSSNGFELLTPYYWNIAPNFDATITPHLQTKRGVQWQNEFRYLATPGLGVIQFDWLPSDREYAKNAPQDDNDTRWLLHWGHSGVMDQVWRFNADYTKVSDDRYFTDLDSHYGSTTDGYVTQKLSAGYANQNWNTTLSTKQFQVFSNATSRDVYRAEPQLDINYYQNDIGPVDMHLYGQAVKFTNVNDNRPEATRLHVEPTLNLPLANRWASLNTEAKLLATHYQQDNLERYRTSSTPNIDQSTKDALKDSVNRVMPQYKVDGKMVFEREMDWSQAYTQTLEPRAQYLYVPYRDQSSIHSYDSTLMQTDYSGLFRDRSYSGLDRIASANQLVTGVTTRIYDDALVERFNASIGQIYYFDRPRTGDRNTSLDKSGNNGSQVWAGDSFLKIDDNWGVRGGLQYDNRLNEVALGDAVLEYRRDAERLVQLNYRYASPEYIRDMIPNVTNPGFQQGISQVGVTASWPIVERWAVVGAYYYDTKANQPANQLIGLQYNTCCWAVSVGYERKITDWNSASRNSEYDNKVSFNIELRGLSSNYGLGSDKMLRSGILPYQRAF
- the pdxA gene encoding 4-hydroxythreonine-4-phosphate dehydrogenase PdxA; the protein is MQTESNTPRVVITPGEPAGIGPDLVIALAQQDWPVELVCCADPELLFTRALQLSMPLALRDYHPNQPAQPQRAGSLTVLPIATPATVIAGQLNVANSAYVVETLARACDGCLNGEFAALITGPVHKGIINDAGVPFSGHTEFFADRSNCDRVVMMLATEELRVALATTHLPLAAVSAAITRQSLHEVITILHHDLQTKFGITQPQIYVCGLNPHAGEGGHMGREELDVINPALDELRQQGITLIGPLPADTLFQPKYLQHADAVLAMYHDQGLPVLKYQGFGRAVNITLGLPFIRTSVDHGTALELAATGSADPGSFITALNLAIKMIKNSNE
- the surA gene encoding peptidylprolyl isomerase SurA → MNNWRTLILGLALSASTAFAAPQVVDKVAAVVDNSVVLESDVNSLLQSVKLNAQQAGQQLPDDATLRHQITDRLIMDNIILQMAQKMGIQVTDEQLNQAIANIAAQNRMSIDQLKSQLAYEGLNYNTYRNQIRKEMLISEVRNNEVRRRVTVLPQEVDTLARQIANQTGENDELNLSHILIPLPENPTQQQVDEAENLAASLVKQISEGADFGKLAITYSSDSQALKGGQMGWGKLQEIPTLFAERLTQVQKGQVVGPIRSGVGFHILKVNDIRGGNKNVSVTETHARHILIKPSVVMTDSQAQAKLADVAQQIKNGSTDFAAQAKLLSQDPGSANQGGDLGWASPDMYDPAFRDALLKLKKGEISQPIHSSFGWHLIQLLDTRQVDKTDAAQKEQAYRMIFNRKFAEEAQTWMQEQRASAYVKVINGAAN